In the Variovorax sp. S12S4 genome, one interval contains:
- a CDS encoding Trm112 family protein produces the protein MDTKLLELLVCPVTKGPLTWNAEKQELCSRSARLAYPVRDGIPVLLENEARTLSDEELGL, from the coding sequence ATGGATACCAAGCTGCTTGAACTGCTCGTCTGCCCCGTCACCAAGGGCCCGCTGACCTGGAACGCCGAAAAGCAGGAGCTCTGCTCGCGCAGCGCCCGCCTCGCCTATCCAGTGCGCGACGGAATTCCGGTGTTGCTCGAGAACGAGGCGCGCACGCTGTCCGACGAAGAGCTGGGGCTGTGA
- the kdsB gene encoding 3-deoxy-manno-octulosonate cytidylyltransferase, producing the protein MSFTVLVPARLASTRLPNKPLADIAGLPMVVRVAQRASQSTALRVVVAADDLSIVTACKQHGVEAILTRQDHPSGTDRLAEACEQLALDGGDIVVNVQGDEPLIDPALIDAVASALALRPEAAMSTAAHEIDSLDDFLNPNVVKAVLDAQGNALYFSRAPVPWWRDGAVNRVPTALPSPAPLRHIGIYGYRAGFVRQFPSLPPAPVEATEALEQLRALWHGHRIAVHVTHAAPGPGIDTPEDLARVRALFAAKPTP; encoded by the coding sequence GTGAGCTTTACCGTTCTGGTGCCGGCGCGCCTGGCTTCGACCAGGCTACCCAACAAACCGCTGGCGGACATCGCCGGCCTGCCCATGGTGGTGCGCGTGGCACAGCGCGCGAGCCAATCGACCGCGCTGCGGGTGGTGGTTGCCGCGGACGACCTTTCCATCGTCACAGCCTGCAAGCAGCACGGCGTGGAGGCCATCCTCACGCGCCAGGACCATCCGAGCGGCACCGACCGCCTTGCCGAGGCCTGCGAACAACTCGCACTCGACGGCGGCGACATCGTCGTCAATGTGCAAGGCGACGAGCCGCTGATCGACCCTGCGCTGATCGACGCTGTTGCGTCCGCGCTCGCCCTTCGTCCGGAAGCCGCCATGAGTACCGCGGCCCATGAGATCGATTCGCTCGACGACTTCCTGAACCCGAACGTGGTGAAGGCGGTGCTCGATGCCCAAGGCAACGCGCTGTACTTCAGCCGCGCCCCCGTTCCGTGGTGGCGTGACGGCGCCGTCAACCGCGTGCCGACGGCGCTGCCCAGTCCGGCTCCGCTGCGCCACATCGGCATCTACGGGTATCGCGCGGGTTTCGTGCGCCAATTCCCTTCCTTGCCGCCGGCTCCGGTCGAGGCGACCGAGGCGCTGGAGCAACTGCGAGCGCTCTGGCACGGGCATCGCATCGCTGTGCATGTCACCCACGCGGCACCCGGACCGGGCATCGACACTCCAGAAGACCTGGCCCGCGTGCGCGCACTGTTCGCAGCCAAGCCGACACCCTGA